Proteins from one Mesorhizobium sp. M9A.F.Ca.ET.002.03.1.2 genomic window:
- a CDS encoding trimethylamine methyltransferase family protein, with translation MTAALHPAEPALATDRARRGGRAGKRVGAASAFAQPPFRQLKIPLTPTKLVSDDELESIHLASLRVLREIGVDVLHDEARRIMKAHGAEVHEGSERVRFDSDMILELISHCPSEFTIHARNPAHDVRFGGDNLIIAMMASAPNCSDIDRGRRPGNQLDYRNFLKLTQMHNILSCTGGYPVEPIDIHPSVRHLECIRDLSVLTDKVFHIYSLGKERNVDGIEIARIARGISEEQLLEEPSVFTIINTNSPLKLDVPMLEGIIQMSSKGQVVIVTPFTLSGAMAPVTIAGALVQQNAEALSGIAFAQMVKKGAPVGYGGFTSNVDMKSGAPAFGTPEYMKAQLVGGQLARRYQIPYRTSNTCAANTVDAQAAYESVFSLWGAIQGGGNMLMHAAGWLEGGLRCSYEKTIVDIDLLQMVAEFLTPLDLSEEALGFDAIQSVGPGGHFFGTQHTQDRYKTAFYAPVISDWRNFETWVEAGSPTALEKANRVWKERLASYEEPYMDPAIREELDAFVEKRRSEGGAPTDF, from the coding sequence ATGACCGCCGCCCTTCATCCCGCCGAACCGGCATTGGCAACCGACCGCGCCCGCCGCGGCGGGCGCGCGGGCAAACGCGTCGGCGCAGCGTCGGCGTTCGCGCAGCCACCTTTCCGCCAGCTGAAAATCCCGCTGACGCCGACGAAGCTGGTCTCCGACGACGAGCTGGAATCGATCCATCTCGCCTCGCTGCGCGTGCTGAGGGAGATCGGCGTCGACGTGCTGCACGACGAGGCAAGGCGCATCATGAAGGCGCATGGCGCCGAGGTCCACGAAGGCAGCGAGCGGGTGCGCTTCGACAGCGACATGATCCTCGAACTCATTTCGCACTGCCCGTCGGAATTCACCATCCATGCCCGCAATCCAGCGCACGATGTGCGCTTCGGCGGCGACAATCTGATCATCGCGATGATGGCGTCGGCGCCCAACTGTTCCGACATCGATCGCGGCCGCCGGCCTGGCAACCAGCTGGACTACCGCAACTTCCTCAAGCTCACGCAGATGCACAACATCCTGAGTTGCACGGGCGGTTATCCGGTCGAGCCGATCGACATCCATCCGTCCGTCCGGCACCTCGAATGCATCCGCGATTTGAGCGTGCTCACCGACAAGGTGTTCCATATCTATTCGCTCGGCAAGGAACGCAATGTCGACGGCATCGAGATCGCCAGGATCGCGCGCGGCATCAGCGAAGAACAGCTCCTCGAAGAGCCGTCCGTGTTCACCATCATCAACACCAATTCGCCGCTCAAGCTCGACGTGCCGATGCTGGAAGGCATCATCCAGATGTCGAGCAAGGGCCAGGTCGTCATCGTGACGCCGTTCACCCTGTCGGGCGCCATGGCTCCGGTGACCATCGCCGGCGCGCTGGTGCAGCAGAATGCCGAAGCGCTGTCCGGCATCGCCTTCGCGCAGATGGTGAAGAAGGGCGCGCCGGTCGGCTATGGCGGCTTCACCTCGAACGTCGACATGAAATCCGGCGCGCCGGCATTCGGCACGCCGGAATACATGAAGGCGCAATTGGTCGGCGGCCAGCTCGCCCGCCGCTATCAAATCCCCTACCGCACCTCCAACACCTGCGCCGCCAACACGGTCGACGCACAGGCCGCCTATGAAAGCGTGTTCTCGTTGTGGGGCGCCATACAGGGCGGCGGCAATATGCTGATGCATGCGGCCGGCTGGCTGGAAGGCGGCCTGCGCTGCTCCTACGAGAAGACCATTGTGGACATCGATCTGCTGCAGATGGTGGCCGAGTTCCTGACCCCGCTCGACCTTTCCGAGGAGGCTCTCGGCTTCGATGCCATCCAGTCCGTCGGTCCAGGCGGCCATTTCTTCGGCACCCAGCACACACAGGATCGCTACAAGACCGCTTTCTACGCGCCTGTCATCTCCGACTGGCGCAATTTCGAGACCTGGGTGGAAGCCGGGTCGCCGACGGCGCTCGAAAAGGCCAACCGTGTGTGGAAGGAGCGGCTGGCGTCCTATGAAGAGCCTTACATGGACCCGGCCATCCGCGAGGAGCTCGACGCCTTCGTCGAAAAGCGCCGGTCCGAAGGCGGCGCACCGACCGATTTTTGA
- a CDS encoding phospholipase D-like domain-containing protein: protein MPDVIKVRAATNNEVAFIAWDIDGMIPGCLGFEIVRIYPSTGEERCLASWVPFKGQRNKDWIPQDTGVWPVQKTFWRDLTVRRRRDSLEIRPDGEMVAYRVRPVGDMRPGLDPVPVRPEKAYTGAARPLGYLGQGAVSPTIFLGSMFGKARVAFTNGVLSTQWLSRALENAGIKVGQRDKIRAELQRPGSKIRAYLHGEVPDVLTSLMKRAKAEGGTVRLALYELGDDELCDAIIDAKDVVDVILSNSGRDEQTKAWDVGNAPFRKRLRDAGVVLTNRLFNNNHIGHNKFAVYRDAQGNPQAVMTGSTNWTSTGICGQSNNAFIRDDPAIAEVFDAYWERMKADVFPPPASESAAGRVAQTQGKPFRLKNRSPNHVAGTTIWFSPNDPDRSKKDISVRPVDLEDVFARITAAKEAVLFLVFNPSRLGNNSVIDQAVAAATANPKLIVQGAISDHTAMPNYIPPTRDPVTGKSNKDGKSPFVFPEKVWEAPNVSIVRAANLTGASVARDFQAEVLTVGHAIVHDKIVIIDPMADNATVIAGSHNLGYKASYENDENMVIVEGDKTFAAAFAVHMLDVFDHYKFRAWRRTIGEGPSDNDGLSIDDRWLKPYADGRKGAIARYFP from the coding sequence ATGCCTGACGTCATCAAAGTACGTGCAGCGACCAACAACGAAGTCGCCTTCATTGCCTGGGATATTGACGGAATGATCCCAGGCTGTCTCGGCTTCGAGATCGTTCGTATCTATCCCAGTACCGGCGAGGAACGCTGCCTGGCGTCCTGGGTGCCTTTCAAGGGGCAACGGAACAAAGACTGGATTCCGCAGGATACCGGCGTCTGGCCGGTGCAGAAGACATTCTGGCGTGATCTTACGGTGCGGCGGCGCCGCGACAGCCTCGAAATCAGGCCGGATGGCGAAATGGTGGCCTACCGGGTGCGTCCGGTTGGCGACATGCGGCCCGGCCTCGATCCGGTGCCGGTGCGCCCCGAGAAAGCCTATACCGGAGCGGCGCGGCCGCTCGGCTATCTTGGACAAGGTGCGGTCAGCCCGACCATCTTCCTGGGATCGATGTTCGGCAAGGCGCGGGTCGCCTTCACCAACGGCGTGCTGTCGACGCAATGGCTGTCGCGCGCCCTGGAGAACGCCGGCATCAAGGTCGGGCAGCGCGATAAGATCAGAGCTGAGCTTCAGCGTCCCGGCAGCAAGATACGCGCCTATCTTCACGGCGAGGTTCCGGATGTGCTCACCAGCCTGATGAAACGGGCCAAGGCCGAGGGCGGCACCGTCAGGCTTGCCCTCTATGAGCTTGGCGATGACGAGTTGTGCGATGCGATCATCGACGCCAAGGATGTCGTCGACGTCATTCTTTCAAATTCGGGCAGGGATGAACAAACGAAGGCCTGGGACGTGGGCAACGCGCCCTTCAGAAAGCGGCTGCGCGACGCGGGCGTCGTGCTGACGAACCGTCTGTTCAACAACAACCATATCGGCCATAACAAGTTTGCCGTCTACCGCGACGCCCAGGGCAATCCGCAAGCGGTCATGACCGGCAGCACCAACTGGACGTCGACGGGCATTTGCGGACAGTCCAACAACGCCTTCATCCGCGACGACCCTGCCATTGCCGAAGTGTTCGATGCCTATTGGGAGCGGATGAAGGCCGACGTGTTCCCGCCGCCAGCGAGCGAAAGTGCCGCCGGACGAGTGGCGCAGACGCAAGGCAAGCCGTTTCGCCTGAAGAATCGCTCACCGAACCATGTCGCTGGGACCACCATCTGGTTCTCGCCAAACGATCCCGACCGCAGCAAAAAGGACATCTCGGTGCGGCCTGTCGATCTCGAAGACGTTTTCGCACGGATCACGGCGGCGAAGGAGGCGGTGCTCTTTCTCGTGTTCAATCCTTCGCGGCTTGGCAACAATTCGGTCATCGATCAGGCGGTCGCGGCGGCGACTGCGAATCCAAAGCTGATCGTGCAAGGCGCAATCAGCGATCACACCGCCATGCCCAACTACATCCCCCCGACAAGAGATCCCGTCACCGGCAAATCGAACAAGGACGGCAAATCGCCGTTCGTCTTTCCAGAGAAGGTCTGGGAGGCGCCGAACGTCTCCATCGTCAGAGCGGCCAACCTGACGGGGGCCTCCGTTGCGCGGGATTTCCAGGCGGAGGTGCTGACCGTCGGCCATGCGATCGTGCACGACAAGATCGTCATCATCGATCCGATGGCCGACAACGCGACCGTTATCGCCGGCAGCCACAACCTCGGCTACAAGGCGTCCTATGAAAACGACGAGAACATGGTGATTGTGGAAGGCGACAAGACGTTCGCTGCGGCTTTTGCGGTGCATATGCTCGACGTGTTCGACCACTACAAATTCCGTGCCTGGCGCAGGACGATTGGAGAAGGACCGTCGGACAATGACGGGCTCTCCATCGATGACAGGTGGCTGAAGCCTTACGCGGACGGCAGGAAGGGGGCGATTGCACGCTATTTTCCGTAG